The following are encoded in a window of Cupriavidus oxalaticus genomic DNA:
- a CDS encoding DUF883 family protein: protein MSESAQTEPTARNQEKLMSDVKTVLSDAEELLKQAASTTGEKAAELRERGMGLLKQAKEKAQDLQDAVVTKSKAAARATDDYVHDHPWRAVGVAAGVGLLVGLLLNRK, encoded by the coding sequence CCGCACAAACCGAACCAACCGCCCGCAACCAGGAGAAACTGATGAGCGATGTCAAGACCGTACTGTCCGACGCCGAGGAGCTGCTGAAGCAAGCCGCTTCGACCACCGGCGAAAAAGCCGCCGAACTGCGCGAGCGCGGCATGGGTCTGCTCAAGCAAGCCAAAGAAAAAGCCCAGGACCTGCAGGATGCCGTCGTGACCAAGAGCAAGGCAGCCGCTCGCGCCACCGACGACTACGTGCACGACCACCCGTGGCGCGCCGTGGGCGTGGCGGCCGGCGTGGGTCTGCTGGTCGGTCTGCTGCTGAACCGCAAGTAA